From one Pontibacillus sp. HMF3514 genomic stretch:
- a CDS encoding nuclease-related domain-containing protein produces the protein MRLNHIKREIPLDIPQKEGVLRRITPHNPKRKLVEENLKRRWSGHKGELTLDYHLRFLPFKSYQVIRGVRLRAFGNAFQIDTPILSPHAIFIVEAKNHKGTITYNEDKKHFEQTVNGITKHMDDPLLQVTHHKQQLEEWLRYRGIYGYPVIPLVAFTNPSTVVIPPKSHNHNWPLMNAVHIVDKIVEIEKLYKGRATFNIDKIRNALLAENTPLEQDILQYFSIKSSDIIRGVMCPQCESYAMEWVRLRWQCPTCSYRSKNAHLLALADYFLLGKDSITNREFRDFVLISDKDVSLRMLKSSGLKYCGDTKGRIYKQPDDLPAFVKNAFDYR, from the coding sequence ATGAGACTGAATCATATCAAAAGAGAAATTCCTTTAGACATCCCTCAAAAGGAAGGAGTTTTAAGAAGAATCACGCCGCATAACCCAAAAAGGAAGTTAGTCGAAGAGAATTTGAAAAGAAGGTGGTCAGGTCACAAGGGAGAACTTACGCTTGATTATCACCTACGCTTTTTACCTTTTAAATCCTATCAAGTCATTCGTGGTGTACGATTGCGAGCTTTCGGAAATGCTTTTCAAATAGACACCCCTATCCTTAGTCCCCACGCTATATTTATAGTAGAAGCCAAAAATCATAAGGGCACCATCACATACAATGAAGATAAGAAGCATTTTGAACAAACGGTAAATGGCATCACTAAACATATGGATGATCCATTACTACAAGTAACCCATCATAAGCAGCAGTTAGAAGAATGGCTTCGGTATCGAGGCATTTATGGTTACCCCGTCATTCCTTTAGTCGCCTTCACCAACCCTTCAACAGTGGTAATCCCACCAAAAAGCCATAATCACAACTGGCCCCTAATGAATGCAGTCCACATCGTCGACAAAATTGTTGAGATTGAAAAACTGTATAAAGGTCGCGCCACATTTAATATTGATAAAATACGAAATGCTCTACTAGCTGAAAATACTCCACTAGAGCAAGATATCCTCCAATACTTTTCAATAAAATCCTCTGATATTATCCGCGGAGTCATGTGCCCTCAATGTGAAAGTTACGCTATGGAATGGGTGCGTTTAAGGTGGCAGTGTCCTACATGTAGTTATCGTTCAAAAAATGCTCATCTTTTAGCGTTAGCGGACTATTTTTTATTAGGGAAAGATTCTATTACGAATAGGGAGTTTAGGGATTTTGTTCTAATTTCTGATAAGGATGTCTCACTAAGAATGTTAAAAAGTAGTGGTTTGAAGTATTGTGGTGACACAAAAGGGAGGATTTATAAACAGCCAGATGATTTACCTGCTTTTGTAAAGAATGCTTTCGATTATAGATAG